In the genome of Cyclopterus lumpus isolate fCycLum1 chromosome 19, fCycLum1.pri, whole genome shotgun sequence, the window TGGACTACCTGACTTACGGCAGGCTGGAAAGCCTTTACCGCTCGGTGCCTGATGGGACGGTGCTTTACCATCTGCTTCAGCGCCGTCTAGTGGAGCGACTAGGAACGGCAGCCTCTGCGCCGACCTCAAACCAACAGGACTCTGCTTCCAAAGTGGCAGCAGAGCACATACAGAGTGGCCCAGGAACGGAGATGAGCCTTTTCGAGGTTAGAGACAGAACTTTGCTTTGCCCAAgtacaattaaaataatgtcaggAAAACTTGTTGacacaaacattttcatttgtttgttacCCTACTAACCCCTTTTTTCAGGTTGCAAGGGTCCTGGAGCTGTTAATGGGTGACATCTGCCAGCCATTTTACTATGATGTTTTGGGCTTGGAACAGATCTCATCCAAGAGGAGAGCACTTAGGGTACTTTTCTTAATATGTACACCTACTGTACATGAAAGCTAATGAGCTACTCACTGCTTTCTCTCAGCCAATCTGATACTTCCTCCCCTGCTTCTTTTGATCCATCCCAGCATGCCAGTAAGCTGCTGCGGGGAGAATGCCTTTATCGGGAAAAGCGCTGCCTCTTCCCCTGGGCTTCGCTTTTCGTCTGGTCCGTCCTCCAGAACCGCAGCGAGATGGCCACCTTCTTCTGGGAGATGGTACAACTTCTACGAATCATAAAGTCAAAATCTGTTCTGTAGCTTTTTGCAAAGCGCTCATGACAATCCTCTAGGCTGCAACCAGGCTCACAACTGTGTCTCCAGTAGCACCGATACTTCTTTTAACCTATTTTGCCGTCTGTGCCAGACAGGGGAGTCGGTGCTCAGTGCTCTGAGTGGCTGTAAGATTCTGAGGGAACTTTCCAAGCTGGAGGCTGAGGCGGAGAACAAACTGTCCATGAAAGAGCTGGCCCAGAAGTTTGAGAACGTGGCACACGGTGAGAGCACGAACATTCAACACACAATCAACTCATGCTCATTTAAACAGCTGAACATGCAGAAATGATCATCCCTAATTGTTCTAGTTGTATTagttaattattgttttttgttttttatgtaagTTGCTTGTAGTGCTTGGAATTCTTTAAATTAAGTAATTCTTTGCTTTATTCGTGTCCATTGTATGATGACTGCTATTCAGAATAAACTTTTCTATCTTGCtcaattaaacatttgttttctgaaCGGTAACCATCCAACCAAACTGTTTCTGTACTCGTCTTTCCCTCTTCGCAGACATGTTCAGCTCTTGCTATCGGAGCAATGAGAGTCGCTCTTTCACCCTACTGATTAGGAAATCTCCAGTTTGGGGTGGTACCACCTGCCTTCAGATGGGAATGGGTGCCGATGCACGACTGTTCTTCAGCCATGACGGAGTACAGGTGTGCTACTGTGACTGAagtattaaaaaacaatattggcACCACCATTTTACAGTTCAACTAGTTCTGTTTATGTTTAATCCCTAAATAGTCTCTCTTTAAAAAGGCATTTCAGCACTTTATTACTATAATTATGGAACAATGATGTAATACTACACATACAACACGGCCCTCTTTCATACTGAGCAAAGTTAATCTGTAGCAGTTGGTGAAATTGGTCCCATTTCGTCTTCTCCTCCAGTCTCTGTTGTCCCAGATCTGGTGGGGGGACATGAAGAGGAACACCGATGTGTGGAAGCTCCTGCTCACCTTCTTCTGCCCCGTCCTCTGCTACACCAACCTCATCTCCTTCAGGTAAGGTATTTCTTTTTGCTATCAGCATTCAGAGGATGATGAATTCAGGACTGATACTTTGCTACAACACAACCCACCACCCAGGAAACAAGAGGACCAGCATCAAGGGGAGGAGAAGCCCAACGAGGACGGACTGGGCAAGGACAGCGACAGCCTCTACGGCACCACCATCTTCTCTTTCTCGGACATCAAacacatgtaaaaacaaaacaaaacatttcaaagcttttttttttttcttctgtcttttaCAACATGTCTGTTATCACAGTTTTGTATGGaacactttgttttattgtatttatttttgatgaatttctagtgttttgtgttcatttaaaacGTGTCACTGTTTTTACCAGTGAAGAGGATGCCCAAGGTACACTCTCTCCCAGGTCCATTAGAGGTGAGCCCTGTAGAAAAGAAACCCCAGGAATGATCATTAGCAGCCGGTATGCTAATAATCTACTGACCCATGTCCACGACGTCTCCTTACAGGCATACCTCACTCTCGCAGACCACCAAAGCGCCCGTTCATCGTGTCAAGATGGCGTGAGTTCTGGTTTGCACCCGTCACCGCATTTTTGGGCAACGTTCTGatgtacttcctgttcctcctgctgTTTGCCTACGTGCTGTTGGTGGACTTCAAGCCCCCGCCGCCCTCTGGTCCGGCCATCACTGAATATGTGCTGTACTTCTGGGTATTCACCATCGTGTGTGAGGAGATCCGGGAGGTGAGTGCAGAGAGACATGCTTATACAAAGTGTTACACTTAATGCAGCTATTAACAGACTGATCATAAAATAATTTCACGGTGTTCTGGTTATAGCTGCGTTTCGTTTATTGATCTGACAATTGATGTTTTCTTCTCGAAGACGTTCTTTTTGGGGACGATGACGATGCGTCAGAGGATCAGAGTGTACATCCAGGATGTGTGGAACAACTGTGACCTCACTGCCATCGTGCTGTTCATCATTGGAGTAATCTGCAGGTAACTATGCAGTACAGACAGTATGTATTAGAACAGGATTACACCTTCCTCACTTGTAGATCAATGTTCAGGCAGGTTTTCATAATTCAGTATCACAAAATGTATGCGATTCCAATTTCAAatttttgtgtctttaaaaCGGAGCAGTGTGTTGCCACCTGTGCCATAATGTCACAGGAGGAATATAAGTACAGGTTGATCTAATAGTTTGGGTTGATTACAGTACTTATCAGGGAATTAATGTAGTTGTATCAGACCAAAATGATTATATCACAGATGGGTCTTAACGAATCTATAAAtcatctcatatatatatatatatatatatatatatatatatatatatatatatatatatatatatatattcctgtaaATTCAAAGTGTGCCCACGCTCCTTACTGCCATCCTGTGATTTTTACATGTTGGCCACTGGGTGGTGCCATTATAACAGTGTATATGCTTCACTCTGTGTTTTAGGATGTTCACATGGTCATATGGATTTGGCCGGGATGTCCTGTGTGTGGACTACATGGTCTTCACCCTCCGTCTCATTCACATCTTTGCCATTCACAAACAGCTGGGACCAAAAATCATCATTGTTGGCAAGATGGTGAGAGAACTTTTTCACAAGTTGACATCAAAACCAATGTTACTTTAGCACAAAGTTGTCATTATATTAACGGAAATAAAActatgttctttttttcagatgaaggacatcttcttcttccttttcttcctgaTGGTGTGGCTCATGGCATACGGAGTAGCCAATCAGGCTTTGCTTTACTCTTATGACCCGAGCTTAGAACGCATCTTTCGCCGTGTTTTCTACCGGCCGTACTTGCACATATTTGGACAGATCCCTGTGGAAGAGATGGATGGTAGAtttgttagtttgtttgtgtgtcatgcATCTTGAGAAAATATTATGTACAGTTGGAATCCAGTCTAAGAATAATGTATGTGCTGGATGTTTTTTGgttgcagctttttaaaatcacCAAAGTAACACAAATGTACTGTTATTTCAAGGTTATTGCAGATCTATACATTAATATAAGAAAAACAGGCCATATATTTTAATCTTCGCTTTTTATTATGTGTCTTTCAGTGGGGAAGCAGTGGGACATGCCCTGCACAGACAACGTGACATTGATTCAGAGCGGTTATGAGCCGTGCAGGACTCAGTATAGTAACTGGCTGGTGGTAATTCTGCTGATTGTCTATCTGCTGGTCACCAATATCCTGCTCATCAACCTGCTCATCGCCATGTTTAGGTACAAAACAATGAGATTACTGTCCGTCAATCTGTTCCACGCTAGCTTTACTGACCTGCTATAAGTTCTGTACAGACACTTCCCCACAGCACTCGTAACTCTGCTCTCTGTGTCCACCCAGCTCCACCTTCTCTGAAGTGCAGGCTAACAGTGACATCTACTGGAAGTTCCAGCGCTACACCCTGGTAGTTCAGTACCACTCCCGTCCTTCCCTGGCTCCTCCTTTCATCATCCTCTCTCATATCAATCTCTTTATCAAAAGGATTATCCGCAAAGTGCCCTCTATCAAGATCCACCACTTTGGTCAGTATTTGAACAGTCTGGGAACTGGGGAAAGGCAGTTTTAGTTTTGGTGTTGTTGGACCAAATGTCCATGATAAACCTTTAGCATATTGTCAACTAAAAATGAAGTTCTAAGATTCATTCTGTGGTCAACTTGGCACAACGGTCCAAAAACTGTCTCGCTCCGCGGACTGATTAACCTCGACTTAGGGCTATTGGCTACGACGTTGTCAGTACCGTAACTAAAGGAGCATTTCAAGTCTAAGGATAACGCTGATTAAAAACTTTTCCCTTTTCTATCAGTTTTGCAGTTACGAGGGAAAGCAGCCAACAAGCTGATGACGTGGGAAACCATCCAGAAGGAGGACTTCTTAACTGGCCAGAACACGATCCAGAAAAGCAGCGACTCAGAGAGGCTCAAACGGATGTCTGCCAAGTGAGAACACCGTCCTTCACCAACAAACACTGTAGCGGTTCACTTATTCTTTTGTTTCCATAATACTGAGGTTAAtatctccttttgttttttttagagtgGACGGTGTGCTTAAACATGTGACTGAAAGCAGAGACTTTGACCACAGGCTGAGGGCTCTGGAGAACGAGGTAACATGAAAGCACTCTTGGCAAAGCATTTCACTGAGTTCATCACTCTGTAGTGGTTATGACATTGCTGCAGTCAACCTATCCTGTATAatagtaaaataaatgtcaccCATCTAGATATAGCAGGGCTGGGTGATTGCATCATTACAACTAGAACACTGTGATCTAATATTGATAGTTGAAATATGTAAGACATTTGTTGTTGGGAAATAggcttattttctttcttgccgAGTTAAATGATACAATCCATACCTCTCAGCTCTTTGGTAAATAAGAAAAAACTGTGCAACTGGTTAGCCCAGCTCAGCAtaatgaggggggagggggatacTGTAAAAACAACTGTCTGATGTTTTAGTGAAGCTGTGTGCCAGACTGTTTCTCGGTTTGGACCGGTCATTTCCTGGTGTCTGCTGGTTATGTGTGGTGGTAGCTGGATTTTGTTACcattggacagagccaggctagccaTTACCCGTCTTTATgatatgctaagctaagctaagctaactggctgcttgTGGTTGCCTCATATTTAGCAGGCTGATTGAATTGTATTTTCATATTGTATAAAGTGTATTTCCTAGAATGCTGAAATGTGTTGTCTCTTTCACAGATGGAGTACTGCTCAAATGCTCTGAGCTGGATTGTTGATACTTTGGCACAAGGCAGCACGTTCAaacctcctcgtcctcctcctacATCAAGAGGtacaaatgaaaacatgcatGCATCTTCACAGAAACAAGAATAATGTTGCTTGCATGTTGGAAAGTCCCAAGTCGTATTCGGTATGTAATGTTTCTTTTAATCGGTCACTTTACGTATTCTGCCTCTTCCTCACAGATTCGTTCCTCTCTTCTGCCAATCCCACCTGATCCAGCCGTGGCGACGCCTTCGCTCGCTCGGGTCGGTACAAGATCATATTTAAGTGCTTTTACTTTGGACGCTACACACTCACCATTGTTACTGTTTGTCAGCTACAGTATGTTCATCACTGGACTCTGTTACCGAAGATCTTTACTTGTTCTGAACTGAAAATGTGTAGCAGCCATCACTTCTTGTTACTGTATTGATTAAATGCAAAAGCTGATACTTTAAGTGTTCATTTGATCATCTTTAAATGCTaaagtcaagtgtgtgtgtgtatttatgatggattttatgttttttttgaaaatgCTATCATGTCTTCATTGCTGTAGTTTTAAGCTGACTGGTGGATATACTGacttatatttttttttacagaggtTACATTCACTGCACATACTGTTTTAATCCTTTTGTGGTCTGTTACTTTCTGTAAATGTTAAACCATGTATTTGTAATGCCATACTACTTTAGTCTGTTCAATAAATTGTATATGcagtattaattaattaattattttactgttAATAGTCTTTTCACCATTTCGGTCAACATTTTAGGACATGCCCTACATGCACTTTCCTGCCGAGTAGATTATCATTCATAAACCAGGAGGCGCTGAGCCTAACTTAGCACAAAGAATGGAAACAACTAGCCTGACTCAGGATTCATGTTAATTAGTTAGTTATAGCTGCAGGAGattggtatcaatcttctcatatAACTCTGCAggaaagcaaataagtgtatttccccaaaatgttgcACTGTTACTTTAGTAAGACACCAAATGGTTGTGGTGGCTTGGTTCAAAGAAACCTAGTAAACCGGCACTGCGCTGAACTATTTTGTACATTATGTGGATTTAACAAGAGAATCACGGAGGGAAAGTGTGACTAAAACAAAAGAGTGAAGTAGTTGTATAGACTGTAGAGGGAAGAGGATATGGGCAGTGTGAAAGGTGCACCATGGTGCTGAGTTTCAGTATGCCAGAGCTCTATTGAAGGTCACATAGCAGAGCAGGGCTATTGAAGGAGCCTTCACTGTAAATAGCCGGCTGGACCACCTGTCAATAGCACCAGCGGCTTACGCTGAGTGAGGCGGTGTCATCATTTTCTGCATTGCTGCATGACTACTGCATGTGCAAATATGTTCCCATGCAAGTGATCATGTGTGTCTCACTACTCATGTCTGATCCAATTTTGATCCAAACCCTCATTTAACACTGGCACAGACTCAAACTCTCCATCCCTAGCTTCATATGGAAACGCATGAATAAAAACTCTGTACTTTGAatataaagtttattttgaacGTCAAGTTGCTGCACATTTGCAGACTGCCATAATCTCCATGTCCTTCTATTTACATCCATTCCATACATCATCCTGACATGTTCTCTTCTGCTTTGCAACTCGTCAGCAAATACCACCTTCACTGTTGAGAGGTGTTGGTTCAACCCTCTGGTAATTGTATACCTCACCATTAACGGGTGTATAATGTTGATATTCTTTAATCTGTTTTCGATTTCCCTCCAGAGATACCTTTTATTCAAATGGATCTGCTTTCAGATATACAATGGGGTGTTCGCGCATGCAGTCCTGAACTTCAGCCACATTTAAAATTAGAACACATTATAGAAAGGCAGCGTATTGGTGCACATGATTACACCTCTCACAACTTGATTGGGCTGAGAATGAACAAGTCAAAGTTGTTGAGTCTGAATAAcatctgtttctctttgtgtctcatttAGAATAGAACTGTAGAAttgcctttttattatatttctttatttgcttgtttgttATGGGGAATTTAGAGATGTGTGCTGAAATGCCATTACAATTagagaaatatataaaagtacTGAATAAGAGACGGTGTGAACATAGAAGAAGTTTGCCCTTATGGATTTTACAGAAAGGGCAAATTActtaattaacttttaaaaaggaataatttaatgtttaacttctccctccttctcatTTCCATACGCTCTTTAACCTCTCTCTTACCCTCCCTCCTGCAGTCCAAAAAACCCCCTGTCtgccataaacacacacccacTTCTCTAATGCACTGGGTTAAGGGCATCCGGAGCATTCTTCCCGGACATGTGCCCCTGTCACTCACACCCAGTTGTGTTTGCACTGTGTCCTCTGTGTTCCCAGCACAAGGCTGGCACTCTGCTCGGTTAGTCTTGTGAACACGGCcctcctctccccgtctctctgcAGTGAAGAGCTGAACCATCCGTTATAGTTTTTACGTGTTTAAAACCccgttttttttgtggaagaaACAGGGTGGAGATAATCCTCCGGAGTGGATTTATAGTTCAGAAGAGGTCCTCAACTGTCTTCCAAAATGGCCCCTGTGAACGGCTGGGTAGTGGGGCTCCTGCTGGTCCTCCTGTGCCCATCGCAGGGCCCGCTCTCTGGAGTAGTGAGCGCCCAGGACGTGGCTGAAGCAGACGGAGGCCTCCAGGTCAGAAATGTTGCAGAGGTTGTGGCTGAAGAGGGCAAAACCACTGAGGGTGATGATGGtgcaggtgaggaagatgaacAGGTAgcgggagaggaggatgaaaaagagtcagatgaggaggaagaggagactactgaggaagaagctgttgaaaagggggaagaaaaggaagaggttgttgaggaagaagaagatgctgatgaggaagaagaagaggttgacgatgaggaggaagaagaggctgGCGATGAGAAGGAGGATGCAGAGGAGGACGAtactgaagaagaggaagataagGAAGAGGgcgatgaggaagaggatgatgctgaagaggaagacgaagagggggaggaggttacagatgaggaggatgatgctgaagaagaggaagacgaacAGGGGGAGGAGGCTGCAGATGAGGAAGACGATGCTGTAGAAGAGGAAGACGatgctgaagaagaggaagacgatgaacagggggaggaggctgcagatgaggaagaggaggatgatgctgaagaagaggatgctgaagaagaggaagatgatgaacagggggaggaggctgcagatgaggaagaggaggatgatgctgaagaagaggatgctgaagaagaggaagacgatgaacagggggaggaggctgcagatgaggaagaggaggatgatgctGAAGACGAAGAGGCCGATGAGGcagcagtggaggaagaggaggcttcTGAAGACGATAATGACGCAACTGTAGTAGTTGAGTTAGCTGAGCAAGAGGAAGcggaagaagatgatgatgatgatgatgatgaagaagaagaagaaacaacaacaactgaagcagaggaagatgaaggtATATCCACTTGTATAATATATTGGGTTTATCAAAATACTTGCAACCAGCATAACGTAAACCACAGTTGTATTTCTTGTTTTCTGCACAGTAAGGAACACGGTCACGCATATCTGCGAGGCACCGAGCTGTATAAAGCACTCGTGCCTTTTGTTGAACCACTGTGGCCATTTTGAGACATTAAAACAGTCACGGATACAGTCTGTAAAACATTCACAGAGAAGCAATAGTCATACCGTTTatttttattagcctttatttaatgGTCCCGTTGAGATGCAATtacctctttttcaagggaagcctggccaagacagcagcatagaaaaattgcaacagtgacaagacacaaaagaaatcacataacacagacaaaatacattaaaaaagataaggcaacaggactaaagctccggattcacaccaaaacaagaacaagtgcgGTATGAAGCCGCTCCAATTTCTCTCCCACGATTGATTATTCTTTACAGTGCAGAAACAATGTCTACAAAACCAGCGTGCACGTGTTGGGGATAGTTAGACACCTTACTTTTGTTATCAGTACTTATCTGTGCATGTTGAAACCTTTACAGGcgaaatcaaataaatatagttgTGTAAGCATATTAGCATTTACTATAACAACCCGACACTAATAATATGATCTCATGATCTCTGGAAAAAGGAAGGTTCCCATGAAGTAAAGTCTATAACAATATAGCAGCCAAAGttacatataaacataatatGAGCAACAATCTTGATATGGATCCCTTAGATATGCTATTTAAACAATTGTGCCGCAGAAGGTCTattgttgttgagatatttcagtctggaccaaaagTGGTGGACAAATTAATGGAGACACTTAATAAAGTACTTATACACAGCGATGCCTACGGTTGGGTTTACTTTAACTAATTACAATACCAGTAAAGTGATAGAGATACCAACAGAGGACTGGGTTTCTATTCACTACCCATCATCTGATTGGAAGTATTCAGTTGGGTAAAATGGCACAACCACCGCAGGCCTGATGTACCAAACCATACTTTAAAACGTCTTGGTGGCTCTCTTGGTGCGCTGAACTGCCCACTGGTGTGGTAGTGGGCCAATCACACGTCACAATCAAAGATTGATTGCTGTGACAAAAACCAAAAGGATAATATTTTTCCTCGAGATCTGGGTACAAAAAGGAGTTGAACGCAGGTATCGTTTGACTGAAAACGCTTTGATACTTTAGGTCGGCTCTGGTGACTCGATATATCAACAGTAAGCTAATGTCGATCAGGCTGAATTATCGCTGTAGCTCTAGAGGCCTAATTTATCGTTGTCTCTGTTGACTTTAGATGAGCCGGAAGATGATGACGCAGCAAATGAATCGAGCGAAGAGGAGCCGACGACTGACATGCTGCAATTCCGTTCTGGCTCTTTGTGTAGCGTTTGCTCCATCTGTGAGGTAAAATTTATGAGTAAAAGAATGTAAAGATGTAATGAATAGTCTCTTATTTCAAATAAATTCCTCCAGTTTATTTGAAAATAACTGTACGTATTGTCTCTCCCTCGGCCTCTTTTAGCACTGCTCTAATAACTGTGACGAATGCCCTtgtgaagagggagaggagtccGACCACTGTGAGCACTGCCAAGTAAGCACCTGCGTGAACATTGTCCATAtaatacacattaaaagcaATGTTTCAGTGGGTCAAGAGCCTCATCATTTAAACCCGTTTGTCTTCCAGGAATGCTCATCCTGCTACATTTGCCCAATACTGTGTGACACCGTTTGCACACCAGGTAAATACTGATCGTCATTTCTCATACTCTGCATGTACcttgtttatttacatattcagtCAACTTTGGCCTTGTTTATAAATTGTATTGCATTTTTCCCCCCAGGTGGCCTTATTGATGAGCTAACTGGAACCCTCTTTCAGTAAGACTTCacaacacattcatatttaattaaatgcttCTTCTATGTAATGATCTACTGATACAACAGCAGCAAGGCACGTACAGTGTTTTGAAATGCTAGTTCAGTGTGAGTGTCCCCATGGTCTTTGGTCTTTGTTTTGCAGGACTGTTGCCTCTTACTCTGAGCAACCTGGAGACTGTGCCACCTTGTGGCTGCACGAGGTACTGCGCCCAGTATTGGCGCTGTCCGGCTGTTCATACCTCTCAAGCAACATGTGGACTCACACAAGAGCTCGAAATGAATCTGACAGCTGACAgatatacaaaaaaacacatttaggttTGAAGTCATGTTAGATTTTTAAGTGCCTCGAAATAAGAGCTGAAaagtctatttttattttcctttatttatttaatgatctGCATACTGCACATTTTCAATGCAAAAAGGGTGATAATAACTGACTAAAGCGATTATCTAATTTGttaagctatttttttttttgtaggagCATTTTTGTAAGACAGTTTAGTTGTTAATTGGTCTCTCAGTGGctgaaatgtgtttgaatgcactagagaaatgaaaatgaagtcTACACTCTGTACACTTGCAAATGTTGGATAGGCCCACAAATGTACACTTCACAGGCGTTAAGACATAAACAACGTGTACAATGTTCCCAATTCTCATCTGATAATACATGTATCCTCATCTGTAAAACTTGGTTTAATGTACATCACAGGTTATCTCTGTCATGAATTATATTCCAATTAGCTGCTTTTGCtatgtttacttttagttttcTATTTCACATTGTTTACTGACTTCTAAAGTATTACTAGATATATGTTTGCGCATATACTCATGACTGGGGCAAATTTAAAACAGCAGTCAAAAAAGTAAATAACTTGGGTAAATATGCCTATAAAATCCAACAGTTTGAGATCACAACTGTGCATATAAAGTCAGGTTTACCTTATGGGATATACATGTTGTAAAATCgaaatgattaataataatattcttaaTATATGAATTGGGTTTAAACTTTTAGTCcctatgaatacattttagaaTAGTTTACTAAAGTAAACTGTATCGCTGTTTCTTAAATAAATCATTTCTGTTCACCCTTccccttttatttattctttaatcAGTTCTAATcgtacctccccccccccacacacacacaccctggtcGCACTATAAGCTTATGTGTTGGCCCCGATGATATTTCACAagaaatatacacacaaaaattAAACTGACACTTAAAGTCCTGAAGTCCGAAGATTAGCTAACgaactgcagctgctgctcagAGGAAGCGAAGTGCTCAGAGTTCAGACAGTAGAGGGAACTTTCTGAAATCTTCATGGGTGCAATGTTTCTTGATGGGAGGTTTTATGCTCAGCTTCTGCGTTGtgtcaaagaaaaacaagtttctCATTTAGTTGTCTGtggctggcaaaaaaaaagaaaaggagaacaaatATTTGAGCATATTGTTCAATCAACACAGACAGAGCCAGAGCGTCGTGCCAGTAAAGTAATGACCTGTTGATAGCGTCATATTGATACAGGTTCCTGACACCAAATGTATCTGCAGCTCCCCTCCCTTGTGTTTGGGGAGTTTAAACACAGATCCGACTTAAGTGAGGTGTGATGTGGTGAAGGGCAGGACAcctgttgtgtgtgttcctttagagagtcgtgtgtgtgtgtgtatatataaacacaggAGCACTCACAATAAACACTGACCTGTACAAAGACTGTTTTCTCTCTGCCAAGAAGAGGTGATGTTGAAGTGTCAATGTTTTCATGTTAAACTAGATTCTGTCATGAAACAAATAGTCATTATCAATTTAAATGAACTGTTACAAATATGAACTTTCTGGCAGAA includes:
- the LOC117748842 gene encoding transient receptor potential cation channel subfamily M member 4-like: MRGEGGGVDGTKLGKSEKDQSWIPKIIKKRVCTTFVEDSFSNGALCQCGGEREAHGSVALGDYFSTAIVNRWDSAQHSSEYPTDAFGELQFTGASKRHSYFLRLSWDTPPSMVYTLMTAHWGLPLPNLVVSVVGGEGRTKVKTWVREVLRQGLVKASQSTGAWILTAGLREGVGRCVGEAVRDHATAASSVSLNKVVALGIAPWGLVDHRQQLVNPQGSFPAKYYVKNMSQDSCCLDNNYQAFLLVDDGSVGRRGGTEFRAKLEDYISHQRTGIWGSGSINIPVLCMLISGEASMLERVDLSLKKSMPWLVLAGSGGLADFLSDVLDNLSSAPVVQSSGEGDVEAGPSVDLKDKVAERVKRHFPSEAESDKLVERALSIYQNRDFITIYHGEQEGPNDFDTVLLKALVGASKHRASADASPYNEELKLAVTWNRVDIAKSELFNGDIHWKYEDLEDSMTDALINDKPQFVRLFTENGLNILDYLTYGRLESLYRSVPDGTVLYHLLQRRLVERLGTAASAPTSNQQDSASKVAAEHIQSGPGTEMSLFEVARVLELLMGDICQPFYYDVLGLEQISSKRRALRHASKLLRGECLYREKRCLFPWASLFVWSVLQNRSEMATFFWEMTGESVLSALSGCKILRELSKLEAEAENKLSMKELAQKFENVAHDMFSSCYRSNESRSFTLLIRKSPVWGGTTCLQMGMGADARLFFSHDGVQSLLSQIWWGDMKRNTDVWKLLLTFFCPVLCYTNLISFRKQEDQHQGEEKPNEDGLGKDSDSLYGTTIFSFSDIKHIEEDAQGTLSPRSIRGIPHSRRPPKRPFIVSRWREFWFAPVTAFLGNVLMYFLFLLLFAYVLLVDFKPPPPSGPAITEYVLYFWVFTIVCEEIRETFFLGTMTMRQRIRVYIQDVWNNCDLTAIVLFIIGVICRMFTWSYGFGRDVLCVDYMVFTLRLIHIFAIHKQLGPKIIIVGKMMKDIFFFLFFLMVWLMAYGVANQALLYSYDPSLERIFRRVFYRPYLHIFGQIPVEEMDVGKQWDMPCTDNVTLIQSGYEPCRTQYSNWLVVILLIVYLLVTNILLINLLIAMFSSTFSEVQANSDIYWKFQRYTLVVQYHSRPSLAPPFIILSHINLFIKRIIRKVPSIKIHHFVLQLRGKAANKLMTWETIQKEDFLTGQNTIQKSSDSERLKRMSAKVDGVLKHVTESRDFDHRLRALENEMEYCSNALSWIVDTLAQGSTFKPPRPPPTSRDSFLSSANPT
- the LOC117748922 gene encoding cilia- and flagella-associated protein 251 gives rise to the protein MAPVNGWVVGLLLVLLCPSQGPLSGVVSAQDVAEADGGLQVRNVAEVVAEEGKTTEGDDGAGEEDEQVAGEEDEKESDEEEEETTEEEAVEKGEEKEEVVEEEEDADEEEEEVDDEEEEEAGDEKEDAEEDDTEEEEDKEEGDEEEDDAEEEDEEGEEEDDAVEEEDDAEEEEDDEQGEEAADEEEEDDAEEEDAEEEEDDEQGEEAADEEEEDDAEEEDAEEEEDDEQGEEAADEEEEDDAEDEEADEAAEPTTDMLQFRSGSLCSVCSICEHCSNNCDECPCEEGEESDHCEHCQECSSCYICPILCDTVCTPGGLIDELTGTLFQ